The sequence GGCGTCTGGAAGGGTTAGATCCGGTTGTGCATAAAGGTGTGCATGCTTTAGCCGGCGGCTCGATGCAAGGATTGCTGACAGCTTTGTTAGGCGGTGACCGTAAGGAAATTCTCAAAGCCATGGGGGGAGGGGCCATGGGAGCCGTTGTTGCCGAAACCGTTGGTGAAGCCAAGGGGCTGTCAGATCTTGAAAATGGAGATCTACACGGTGGGAATTTTAGGGAGGAAAGTGCGAAGCTCTCAAAACTCTCTTCGTTGCTGGGTCAGTTAGGCGCAGAATTATCAGGATTAGATTCCTTGGCTGCTTTGCGGGCCGGTGAAAACGCGGTTGAGAATAATTGCCTACCGTTGTTGGCAGCGTTTGCCTCGGCTGGGAGTGGTGCAGCGGGTGGAACGGCTGCTGCCACTGGCGTAGCAACAATGGGCAGTACCTTAGCTTATTATGGCTCTGCAATATTGGCGGGAATAGGTCTGAGTTACTTGGCGGATAAACTTTCTGAAGATTCGATGGATGCTGCCCCCGAAGGAACAGGTTGGGTTGATGAAGGGGTAAATACGGAAGAAGGAAAAGCAACAATTCTTTCAACACCGATACCAGCTATATTGTCAGTTCTTGAAGGGTTTACACCGCCACAGTTCGATCGGCGTTATGGTGAGGAGGGCTTCCAAGCTTACCAAGGACCCGATGCGTCGGTGTTGACAAGTGATTCTCTATTACCCGGTGAAGGCCAGGTTGATACATATGGTGGACTTGGTCGTATCAGTAAAAGGGGAGATAATTTGGCAAGGCATCATATACCTAATGATAATTATATGGCGTCAAGAAGAATTGCTAAAAATGATGGAATAGCTATAATGGTGGAAAGTCCTACTCCCGGTGTAGGAGGCCGACATAGAGAGATACACACATATATACCTAGGCAAGACACTACTATGCAGCCCCGTGAGGCTTTAGCTCAAAGTATTCAATTAGCCCGCCGGATATATTCTGAAGATGGAATATACACACCTGAAATACGCTCAGCATTGCAAGATGTTATTATTAGAAATAAGGTTCATTTCCCCGATCTTTATAAGAAGGACAATTTAAATGACTGAATTACAATCTCTTTATAAGTTACTGGATGATTACAGTGAGTTTAATGTTTCAGGCAACCCTGATAAATTTTTAGACTCTGCAGAGAAAATTATCTTAATTAACGATCCTAATTCAATCCCAATTCTTCTCAGTTATTTTGATGATAGCAGAGAATATGGATGGGTTTTTGAGACTCTAATGATTTCTCTGGAAAGGTATTCAGAAAGTGAGCATATTCAAGCACTTTTAAAAAATCTGGAGACACTTCTTAAAAAAGCTCCCAATTGGGCTAGCTCAATATTTAATAGAATTCTGAATACAGAGAGGGGGATAAGTTTATTTATCCAATATATCCACCTAACATCCAAAGAATCATTATTAAAACTATTTAATTTGATGGAAGTTGAATTTCCCCACCATCAGGAATTAATTAAAACACTCAAACAAAAGATGGCGTATTCCACCTAAGTTTTCCTTCTAATTTTTTTACAATAAATATCTTTTTAGTCTATGCAGAAGCGATTTCTAAGAAAAAAGAAGGGGCAAGAAGAATAAAGGCCGGCCGCAAGAATGGCAACGCCTGAAAGACTTCAGCAACACGCCGGGGTATGAATGGATCAAACTCTTGGACGAGCGCGAGGATGTGGTGCGCCTCTATGTGGATGAACGCCATGACTCCGGCCACTTTGCCCATCAGGGGATGACAGCTGCCGCGAAGATCATAATAACCATTGGCTCCGTCAAGTTGTTGAGATTAATAGGCGCCTAGTTTAAAATCCTTTTGAAAAAATGAGGGTCGAACCATGAATGAGCGGTAT is a genomic window of Candidatus Paracaedibacter acanthamoebae containing:
- a CDS encoding Imm30 family immunity protein, which codes for MTELQSLYKLLDDYSEFNVSGNPDKFLDSAEKIILINDPNSIPILLSYFDDSREYGWVFETLMISLERYSESEHIQALLKNLETLLKKAPNWASSIFNRILNTERGISLFIQYIHLTSKESLLKLFNLMEVEFPHHQELIKTLKQKMAYST
- a CDS encoding VENN motif pre-toxin domain-containing protein, with product MSDPRCRLLRNVNTEKHSKADGKKNKGRPQEWQRLKDFSNTPGYEWIKLLDEREDVVRVYVDERHETSEARHQGMTAAAKIIITIIITLCTAGGGLASLGATGGTAAAGGAAASTVTFSSVVSSMAMGALQGGLAAASNQLMFSMIDNRLNMKNVSREMTSSSTLKSIGQSAMTAGLGKGLSYATGIPTIGLHGFEEQAWGNAITAAARLGTGLAFGEKPKDVLKSTAVNYAVDVASGTIANKIGDWRLEGLDPVVHKGVHALAGGSMQGLLTALLGGDRKEILKAMGGGAMGAVVAETVGEAKGLSDLENGDLHGGNFREESAKLSKLSSLLGQLGAELSGLDSLAALRAGENAVENNCLPLLAAFASAGSGAAGGTAAATGVATMGSTLAYYGSAILAGIGLSYLADKLSEDSMDAAPEGTGWVDEGVNTEEGKATILSTPIPAILSVLEGFTPPQFDRRYGEEGFQAYQGPDASVLTSDSLLPGEGQVDTYGGLGRISKRGDNLARHHIPNDNYMASRRIAKNDGIAIMVESPTPGVGGRHREIHTYIPRQDTTMQPREALAQSIQLARRIYSEDGIYTPEIRSALQDVIIRNKVHFPDLYKKDNLND